One region of Microbacterium sufflavum genomic DNA includes:
- a CDS encoding N-acetylmannosamine-6-phosphate 2-epimerase has protein sequence MTHDTLELLRDSLVASVQASAGTPARDTHVIGALAESALLGGASGLRLNGPEDLRRVRSATAVPLIGLHKVWNGVRNVITPDVALAEGLAAAGADVIAVDATTEQLGTDFGLLGRIAQATGLPVMADVSTAEEGRRAWEAGAAVVGTTLSGYTPHSPRQDGPDLDLVAALAAAGIPTIAEGRYQTPEQVRAAFDAGAFAVVVGGAITDPIALTRRFVAATPKAGERV, from the coding sequence GTGACACACGACACCCTCGAACTGCTCCGTGACAGCCTCGTCGCCTCGGTCCAGGCGTCAGCGGGCACCCCGGCCCGCGACACCCACGTGATCGGTGCGCTCGCGGAGTCGGCGCTGCTCGGCGGTGCCAGCGGGCTGCGGTTGAACGGACCGGAGGACCTCCGCCGGGTGCGGTCGGCGACGGCGGTGCCGCTGATCGGACTGCACAAGGTGTGGAACGGCGTGCGCAACGTGATCACGCCCGACGTCGCTCTTGCGGAGGGCCTCGCCGCGGCGGGGGCCGACGTCATCGCGGTGGACGCCACGACCGAGCAGCTCGGCACGGACTTCGGCCTGCTCGGCCGGATCGCGCAGGCCACCGGGCTCCCGGTGATGGCCGACGTCTCCACCGCGGAGGAGGGCAGGAGGGCGTGGGAGGCGGGCGCCGCCGTGGTCGGCACCACCCTCTCCGGCTACACGCCGCACTCGCCGCGGCAGGACGGACCCGACCTCGATCTCGTCGCCGCGCTCGCCGCGGCCGGCATCCCGACCATCGCGGAGGGCCGCTACCAGACACCGGAGCAGGTGCGCGCGGCCTTCGACGCGGGGGCCTTCGCCGTGGTCGTCGGCGGGGCGATCACCGACCCGATCGCGCTCACGCGCCGGTTCGTCGCGGCGACCCCGAAAGCCGGGGAGCGGGTGTGA
- a CDS encoding ABC1 kinase family protein translates to MTEAVAQGVHRARYRRILSFASREFVKIWWFELVLPRFGLAAVAERTRPRRMQRFARRFHTLAVELGGLMIKVGQFMSSRLDVLPPEITKELEGLQDEVPAVPTPQIRALAEAELGIPLERAYAWFDDTPVAAASLGQVHRARLSALDAEDTGLDEVVVKVQRPGIDEIVAVDLAALRRVARWLTRVRIVADRVDAPALVEEFAVTSLEEIDYLHEARSAERFRENFADDPRVAAPEIVWERTTRRVLTLSDVTAIKINDTEALRAAGIEPRAVADAFAEVMFDQVFTHRFVHADPHPGNIFVTPVPTDGGFRLTFIDFGMMAEVPDNLREGLRMLLIAVTARDSRGLVAAAKEIGVLLPTADTAELERALTALFARFGGMGFAELSRVDPREFTDFADEFGDMVRRLPLQLPEDLLLLIRAVSLTSGMCSGLDPAFNVWDAAEPYAARLLRDESGNLMQDMAQQAMENAATTWRLPGRIDRIITRIDDGTVSFDTSRLERRLDRLEGIARRIASGVLFAAMLVGGALLVAPVPPLGITLLCVSVLPLLGALFAGRRGR, encoded by the coding sequence ATGACGGAAGCGGTAGCCCAGGGCGTCCATCGCGCCAGGTACCGCCGCATCCTGTCGTTCGCGAGCCGCGAGTTCGTGAAGATCTGGTGGTTCGAGCTGGTGCTTCCGCGCTTCGGGCTCGCCGCGGTCGCGGAGCGCACCCGCCCGCGCCGGATGCAGCGCTTCGCCCGGCGCTTCCACACCCTCGCGGTCGAGCTCGGCGGACTCATGATCAAGGTCGGGCAGTTCATGTCGTCGCGCCTCGACGTGCTCCCGCCCGAGATCACGAAGGAGCTGGAGGGACTGCAGGACGAGGTGCCCGCGGTGCCCACGCCGCAGATCCGGGCGCTCGCGGAGGCCGAGCTCGGCATCCCCCTGGAGCGCGCCTACGCCTGGTTCGACGACACCCCCGTCGCCGCGGCCTCGCTCGGTCAGGTGCACCGCGCGCGGCTCTCGGCCCTCGACGCGGAGGACACCGGGCTCGACGAGGTCGTGGTCAAGGTGCAGCGCCCCGGCATCGACGAGATCGTCGCGGTCGACCTCGCTGCCCTCCGCCGGGTCGCCCGCTGGCTCACGCGGGTGCGCATCGTCGCCGACCGGGTGGATGCGCCCGCCCTCGTGGAGGAGTTCGCCGTCACGAGCCTGGAGGAGATCGACTACCTGCACGAGGCCCGCAGCGCCGAGCGGTTCCGCGAGAACTTCGCCGACGACCCCCGGGTCGCGGCGCCCGAGATCGTGTGGGAGCGCACGACCCGCCGCGTGCTGACGCTGTCCGACGTGACCGCCATCAAGATCAACGACACCGAGGCGCTGCGGGCGGCCGGCATCGAACCGCGGGCCGTCGCCGACGCGTTCGCCGAGGTCATGTTCGACCAGGTGTTCACGCATCGCTTCGTGCACGCCGACCCGCATCCCGGCAACATCTTCGTCACCCCGGTTCCCACGGACGGGGGCTTCCGTCTGACGTTCATCGACTTCGGCATGATGGCCGAGGTCCCCGACAACCTCCGCGAGGGGCTGCGGATGCTCCTGATCGCGGTCACCGCGCGCGACAGTCGCGGACTCGTGGCCGCCGCGAAGGAGATCGGGGTGCTGCTGCCCACCGCCGACACCGCCGAGCTCGAGCGCGCCCTGACGGCCCTGTTCGCCCGCTTCGGCGGCATGGGCTTCGCGGAGCTGAGCCGCGTCGACCCGCGCGAGTTCACCGACTTCGCAGACGAGTTCGGCGACATGGTGCGCCGCCTCCCGCTCCAGCTGCCGGAAGACCTGCTGCTGCTGATCCGGGCGGTGTCGCTCACCTCGGGCATGTGCAGCGGCCTCGACCCCGCGTTCAACGTGTGGGATGCGGCGGAGCCCTACGCCGCTCGGCTGCTGCGCGACGAGTCCGGCAACCTGATGCAGGACATGGCCCAGCAGGCGATGGAGAACGCCGCGACCACGTGGCGCCTCCCTGGGCGCATCGACCGCATCATCACCCGCATCGACGACGGCACCGTGTCGTTCGACACCTCGCGACTGGAGCGGCGCCTCGATCGGCTGGAGGGTATCGCGCGCCGCATCGCCTCCGGGGTGCTGTTCGCCGCGATGCTCGTGGGCGGCGCGCTGCTGGTCGCCCCGGTGCCCCCGCTCGGGATCACGCTGCTGTGCGTCTCCGTGCTGCCTCTGCTCGGGGCGCTCTTCGCGGGGCGCCGCGGCCGCTAG
- a CDS encoding MFS transporter, translating to MESIRRTRPDRQTRRARIAVSALFLTNGALFANILPRYPEIKSALGLDNLGYGVAIAAFPAGAIAAGLLAAVLIRRFGSARVAVIGTVLTSLGLLSAALAPSGVLFALALLLGGASDAITDVAQNAHGLRVQKRYGRSIINGFHAIWSIGAVLGGVMAAGAIALHLPLAVHLGISTALFAAVALVALGFCLPGRDDDAEEAAAEPGELAGQVRRGVPPRTIVAIVALTLIAMAGAVAEDAGNSWATLYLGDSLGAAAAIAPLGFIALVGAQFIGRLLGDPLTDRFGQRAVAAVGGLIAAVGMTLALAFPSVPGTILGFAAVGFGIATLIPAAMHAADELPGLRPGVGLTLVSWLLRLGFLLSPPFVGYLAETQSLAAGLIVAPAAALLAVLLSGFLDGRRPRD from the coding sequence ATCGAATCGATTCGACGCACGCGGCCCGACCGGCAGACGCGCCGCGCCAGGATCGCCGTCTCGGCGCTGTTCCTCACCAACGGCGCCCTGTTCGCAAACATCCTCCCGCGCTACCCGGAGATCAAGTCGGCCCTCGGCCTGGACAACCTCGGCTACGGCGTCGCGATCGCGGCCTTCCCCGCGGGAGCCATCGCGGCAGGGCTGCTCGCGGCCGTCCTGATCCGGCGGTTCGGCTCGGCCCGCGTCGCCGTGATCGGCACGGTGCTCACGAGCCTCGGGCTGCTGTCGGCCGCCCTCGCGCCGTCGGGAGTGCTGTTCGCCCTGGCGCTGCTGCTGGGCGGAGCCTCCGACGCGATCACCGATGTCGCCCAGAACGCGCACGGCCTCCGCGTGCAGAAGCGCTACGGCCGCTCGATCATCAACGGCTTCCACGCGATCTGGTCGATCGGTGCCGTGCTGGGCGGGGTCATGGCCGCCGGGGCGATCGCGCTGCACCTGCCGCTCGCCGTGCACCTGGGGATCTCGACGGCGCTGTTCGCCGCGGTCGCGCTCGTGGCGCTGGGCTTCTGCCTCCCTGGTCGCGACGACGACGCGGAGGAGGCCGCGGCCGAGCCGGGCGAGCTGGCGGGGCAGGTGCGCCGAGGTGTGCCGCCGCGGACGATCGTCGCGATCGTGGCGCTGACCCTCATCGCGATGGCGGGAGCGGTCGCGGAGGATGCGGGCAACTCGTGGGCCACGCTGTACCTGGGCGACTCGCTGGGGGCTGCCGCCGCGATCGCCCCGCTCGGCTTCATCGCCCTCGTCGGTGCGCAGTTCATCGGGCGGCTGCTGGGCGACCCCCTGACCGATCGGTTCGGGCAGCGCGCGGTGGCGGCGGTCGGTGGCCTGATCGCGGCGGTCGGGATGACGCTCGCGCTCGCCTTCCCGAGCGTTCCCGGCACGATCCTGGGGTTCGCCGCCGTGGGGTTCGGGATCGCCACGCTCATCCCGGCCGCGATGCACGCCGCCGACGAGCTGCCGGGACTGCGTCCGGGGGTGGGGCTGACGCTCGTGTCATGGCTGCTGCGCCTGGGCTTCCTGCTGTCGCCGCCGTTCGTGGGATATCTCGCGGAGACGCAGAGCCTGGCGGCCGGGCTGATCGTCGCCCCGGCGGCGGCCCTGCTCGCGGTGCTGCTGTCGGGCTTCCTCGACGGGCGGCGACCGCGCGACTGA
- a CDS encoding carbohydrate ABC transporter permease: protein MAHAEISAPARRPRRTRRTLRRVRQQVSVALLALLFLFPLLVMLSTAFKTPGDVFSSPPTLLPAEWTMDNFAEAFAQIPVWRYLGNTLFVSGMSILGTVISCPLVAYALAKVKWRGARPLLILVLATMMLPPQVTLIPLFLVWNGLEATNTYLPLIVPAFLGTPFFIFMIRQFLLAVPDELIEAARLDGASEFRTYATIVLPLARPAIVTAAIFQFVWAWTDFLNPLIYLNDQSTYTLSIGLYAFFGENDVAWGPLMAACVMFTLPAVVIFLIGQKFFIGGVSAGAIK from the coding sequence ATGGCACACGCTGAGATCTCCGCCCCCGCCCGCCGGCCCCGCCGCACGCGCCGCACGCTGCGCCGCGTCCGGCAGCAGGTGTCGGTGGCGCTGCTCGCCCTGCTGTTCCTCTTCCCGCTGCTGGTGATGCTGTCGACCGCGTTCAAGACGCCGGGCGACGTGTTCTCCTCGCCGCCCACGCTGCTTCCGGCCGAGTGGACCATGGACAACTTCGCCGAGGCGTTCGCGCAGATCCCCGTGTGGCGTTACCTCGGCAACACGCTGTTCGTGTCGGGCATGAGCATCCTGGGCACGGTCATCTCGTGCCCGCTGGTGGCCTATGCGCTGGCGAAGGTGAAATGGCGCGGCGCCCGCCCGCTGCTCATCCTCGTGCTGGCCACGATGATGCTGCCGCCCCAGGTGACCCTCATCCCGCTGTTCCTGGTGTGGAACGGGCTCGAGGCGACGAACACCTACCTGCCGCTGATCGTGCCGGCCTTCCTGGGCACGCCGTTCTTCATCTTCATGATCCGGCAGTTCCTGCTCGCGGTGCCCGACGAGCTGATCGAGGCCGCGCGCCTCGACGGCGCCTCCGAGTTCCGCACCTACGCGACGATCGTGCTGCCCCTGGCCCGCCCGGCCATCGTCACCGCGGCGATCTTCCAGTTCGTGTGGGCGTGGACCGACTTCCTCAATCCCCTCATCTATCTCAACGACCAGTCGACGTACACGCTGTCGATCGGTCTGTACGCCTTCTTCGGGGAGAACGACGTGGCGTGGGGGCCGCTCATGGCGGCATGCGTGATGTTCACGCTGCCGGCCGTGGTGATCTTCCTCATCGGCCAGAAGTTCTTCATCGGCGGCGTCAGCGCAGGAGCGATCAAGTGA
- a CDS encoding carbohydrate ABC transporter permease, with amino-acid sequence MTTATTPRVRRETTPAGPGAPVRRRRSRRTTLIGLAFAAPFIVGFLFLFAYPIVASAYYSFTDFNLFQAPEWVGLDNYTQMFADGVFWKSLANTAVLTVFGVPLAIGIALAGAHLLNTPVRGQPLYRALVYLPSIVPVVVGGYLWRWLLNAQYGFINHFLSWFGIEGPAWLQQPEWTKPAIIMMSLWTVGGTMIIYLAALQEVPKELYEAAELDGAGVWRRFTSVTWPTVSPVTLFQVIVSIIGFLQIFTQPYILSQERLNQAGSGPGQSMLSYAMYLYQNAFVFLKMGYASAMAWTLFIVTLIVSLIVLASSKKWVHDGTR; translated from the coding sequence GTGACCACGGCCACCACACCCCGGGTCCGGCGGGAGACGACTCCCGCCGGGCCCGGCGCCCCCGTCCGGCGGCGCCGCAGCCGCCGCACGACGCTGATCGGCCTCGCCTTCGCCGCGCCGTTCATCGTCGGCTTCCTGTTCCTGTTCGCCTACCCGATCGTGGCCTCGGCGTACTACAGCTTCACCGACTTCAACCTCTTCCAGGCGCCCGAGTGGGTGGGCCTGGACAACTACACCCAGATGTTCGCGGACGGGGTGTTCTGGAAGTCGCTCGCCAACACCGCCGTGCTCACCGTGTTCGGGGTGCCGCTCGCGATCGGCATCGCGCTCGCCGGAGCCCACCTGCTCAACACCCCCGTCCGCGGCCAGCCGCTGTACCGCGCGCTGGTGTACCTGCCCTCGATCGTGCCCGTGGTGGTCGGCGGCTACCTGTGGCGCTGGCTGCTCAACGCCCAGTACGGCTTCATCAACCACTTCCTGTCGTGGTTCGGCATCGAAGGGCCGGCGTGGCTGCAGCAGCCGGAATGGACCAAGCCCGCGATCATCATGATGTCGCTGTGGACCGTCGGCGGCACCATGATCATCTACCTCGCGGCCCTCCAGGAGGTGCCGAAGGAGCTGTACGAGGCGGCCGAGCTCGACGGTGCGGGAGTCTGGCGCCGGTTCACGAGCGTCACCTGGCCGACGGTGTCTCCGGTGACCCTGTTCCAGGTGATCGTGAGCATCATCGGTTTCCTGCAGATCTTCACGCAGCCCTACATCCTGTCGCAGGAGCGGCTCAATCAGGCCGGCTCCGGGCCCGGGCAGTCGATGCTCTCCTACGCGATGTACCTGTACCAGAACGCGTTCGTGTTCCTGAAGATGGGCTACGCCTCGGCCATGGCCTGGACGCTGTTCATCGTCACGCTCATCGTGAGCCTCATCGTGCTCGCGTCGTCGAAGAAGTGGGTGCACGATGGCACACGCTGA
- a CDS encoding PadR family transcriptional regulator: MSNAFPSNPFGGTGNTGGSGAGDFASGLGNLFGGPHGPAGALFEAMDQLRKSFDSRPSGGSRMARGDVRTAVLTLLAERPMHGYQIINEIAERSGGTWKPSAGSVYPTLQLLADEGLIEAEEQNGRKTYALTEAGRAVADETTETPAPWVSTSDKDRGRDPRYSALPKAGVDLAAAAAQVGRSGSAEQVQQAIEVLDDARRRLYTILAQD, translated from the coding sequence ATGAGCAACGCATTCCCCTCCAACCCGTTCGGCGGAACCGGGAACACCGGCGGCAGCGGTGCCGGTGACTTCGCGTCCGGCCTCGGCAACCTCTTCGGCGGACCCCACGGTCCGGCCGGCGCGCTCTTCGAGGCGATGGACCAGCTCCGCAAGTCGTTCGACTCGCGCCCGTCCGGCGGCTCCCGCATGGCGCGCGGCGACGTCCGCACCGCCGTGCTCACGCTCCTCGCCGAGCGCCCCATGCACGGCTATCAGATCATCAACGAGATCGCCGAGCGCAGCGGCGGCACCTGGAAGCCCAGCGCCGGTTCCGTGTACCCCACGCTCCAGCTGCTCGCCGACGAAGGGCTGATCGAGGCGGAGGAGCAGAACGGCCGCAAGACCTATGCGCTCACCGAGGCCGGTCGCGCCGTCGCCGACGAGACCACCGAGACCCCGGCGCCGTGGGTGTCCACCTCCGACAAGGACCGCGGACGCGACCCCCGCTACAGCGCGCTGCCCAAGGCCGGCGTCGACCTGGCCGCCGCGGCCGCGCAGGTCGGTCGCAGCGGTTCGGCGGAGCAGGTGCAGCAGGCGATCGAGGTGCTCGACGACGCCCGCCGTAGGCTGTACACGATCCTTGCCCAGGACTGA
- a CDS encoding BCCT family transporter, protein MDNPVEKHSPSDGPQTPTGTHRTAGEAARKIVRDITTVPPRSVHPALVPGVSVEETGRTYRTDPLVFGVAAAFALGFIAWGVFAGDNLAGTTSTVLAWVVEYFGFFFTTIATIILVFMLFVGFSRYGRIPLGRDDEEPEFSMFSWISMLFAAGMGIGLVFWGAAEPLTFFENPPPGTVEANTLEAMHTAQTQVLYHWGPQAWAFYALVGGAIAYGAYRRGRTPLISSIFAPLLGEHRTTGPVGRTIDIFSIIVTLFGTAASLGLGALQIGHGVELVSGIGPLGNGILIAVIAVLTACFIASAVSGVSKGIRALSNINAVVAILLAFFVFFVGPTLLILNVIPSVAVQFLGDLPTMIGRSASQGEAAEAFLSSWTIFYWAWWISWSPFVGMFIAKISRGRTLRQFVSVVIVVPSAISLVWFAIFGTTAIQQQMNGAGLVVDPPEEVLFGVLENLPFPLVTSIVLILLIAIFFITGADSASLVMGTLSQQGRPEPSRWVAVVWGVLVGVIAAVLLVSGAEGSGLQSLQNATIIAALPFAIIMAFMMIAFMKDLRRDPMILRDRYARAAVRHSVMAGLEEYGDDFALVPVEYDHSEDDLAWIDEDTVDDTLAEVYEAATEAIDIVPPADVEAAVDAAMDETLNQPDEAAQPGAEGPPVR, encoded by the coding sequence ATGGACAACCCGGTCGAGAAGCATTCCCCCTCCGACGGTCCGCAGACCCCCACCGGCACCCACCGCACCGCGGGAGAGGCCGCGCGCAAGATCGTGCGCGACATCACCACGGTTCCGCCGCGCAGCGTGCACCCCGCGCTCGTGCCGGGCGTCTCGGTCGAGGAGACCGGTCGCACCTACCGCACCGACCCGCTCGTGTTCGGTGTGGCGGCGGCGTTCGCCCTCGGGTTCATCGCGTGGGGCGTGTTCGCGGGCGACAACCTCGCAGGCACCACCAGCACCGTGCTCGCGTGGGTCGTGGAGTACTTCGGCTTCTTCTTCACCACGATCGCGACGATCATCCTCGTGTTCATGCTGTTCGTCGGCTTCAGCCGCTACGGGCGCATTCCTCTGGGTCGTGACGACGAGGAGCCCGAGTTCTCGATGTTCTCGTGGATCTCGATGCTCTTCGCGGCCGGCATGGGCATCGGGCTGGTGTTCTGGGGCGCCGCGGAGCCGCTGACGTTCTTCGAGAACCCGCCACCCGGAACGGTCGAGGCGAACACGCTCGAGGCTATGCACACCGCGCAGACGCAGGTGCTCTACCACTGGGGCCCGCAGGCCTGGGCGTTCTATGCGCTCGTCGGCGGGGCCATCGCCTACGGCGCCTACCGCCGCGGTCGCACCCCGCTGATCTCGTCGATCTTCGCGCCGCTGCTCGGCGAGCACCGCACGACGGGCCCGGTCGGCCGAACGATCGACATCTTCTCCATCATCGTGACGCTGTTCGGCACGGCCGCGTCTCTCGGGCTCGGTGCGCTGCAGATCGGCCACGGCGTCGAGCTGGTGAGCGGCATCGGCCCGCTCGGCAACGGCATCCTGATCGCCGTCATCGCCGTGCTGACGGCGTGCTTCATCGCGTCGGCCGTCTCCGGGGTCTCGAAGGGCATCCGCGCGCTGTCGAACATCAACGCGGTCGTCGCGATCCTGCTGGCGTTCTTCGTGTTCTTCGTCGGGCCGACGCTGCTCATCCTCAACGTCATCCCGTCGGTCGCGGTGCAGTTCCTCGGCGACCTGCCGACCATGATCGGCCGCTCGGCCTCGCAGGGTGAGGCCGCGGAGGCGTTCCTGTCGAGCTGGACGATCTTCTACTGGGCGTGGTGGATCTCGTGGTCGCCCTTCGTCGGCATGTTCATCGCGAAGATCTCGCGCGGGCGCACGCTGCGCCAGTTCGTGTCGGTGGTCATCGTCGTGCCGTCGGCGATCTCGCTCGTGTGGTTCGCGATCTTCGGCACCACCGCGATCCAGCAGCAGATGAACGGCGCCGGGCTCGTGGTCGACCCGCCCGAGGAGGTGCTGTTCGGCGTGCTGGAGAACCTGCCGTTCCCCCTCGTCACGAGCATCGTGCTCATCCTGCTCATCGCGATTTTCTTCATCACCGGCGCCGACTCCGCCTCGCTCGTGATGGGCACGCTCTCCCAGCAGGGGCGCCCAGAGCCGTCGCGCTGGGTCGCGGTGGTCTGGGGTGTGCTGGTCGGCGTGATCGCCGCGGTGCTGCTCGTGAGCGGCGCGGAGGGCAGCGGCCTGCAGTCGCTGCAGAACGCGACGATCATCGCGGCCCTGCCGTTCGCCATCATCATGGCGTTCATGATGATCGCGTTCATGAAGGATCTGCGGCGCGACCCGATGATCCTGCGCGACCGCTACGCCCGCGCCGCCGTGCGGCACAGCGTGATGGCCGGACTGGAGGAGTACGGCGACGACTTCGCGCTCGTGCCCGTCGAGTACGACCACTCGGAGGACGACCTGGCATGGATCGACGAGGACACGGTCGACGACACCCTCGCCGAGGTGTACGAGGCGGCGACCGAGGCGATCGACATCGTCCCGCCGGCCGACGTCGAAGCCGCAGTGGACGCCGCGATGGACGAGACCCTGAATCAGCCCGACGAGGCCGCGCAGCCCGGGGCCGAGGGTCCGCCCGTCCGCTGA
- a CDS encoding ROK family protein: MIVGVDIGGTKIAVAGFEPDPAGGRRRVTPVRSCATPAREGGDAIVRAVVEAVRAVADGEPVTAVGVGTAGVVAPDGSITSATDAIRGWAGFPLRSALERATGVAVAVVNDVHAAAVAEAAQGAGRGAGGLLMVAVGTGIGGAVVLPDGLRAGATGTAGSVGHTELALPAELAGRRCGCGAPGHVEAVASGPGLERTYRERTGTPLPLREVDALARAGDRTAAEVIAQGAQFLGRALAAANALLDVEAVAVGGGVAGIGERYLDEVARAYRAVAMPGPARARVLPAEFGVDATATGAALLAPVETPTPRPA, from the coding sequence GTGATCGTCGGGGTCGACATCGGCGGCACCAAGATCGCGGTCGCCGGATTCGAGCCCGATCCCGCGGGCGGCCGTCGCCGGGTGACGCCCGTGCGCAGCTGTGCGACGCCGGCGCGCGAGGGCGGGGACGCGATCGTGCGGGCGGTCGTCGAGGCGGTCCGCGCGGTCGCCGACGGCGAACCCGTGACGGCGGTCGGTGTCGGCACGGCCGGCGTGGTCGCCCCCGACGGATCCATCACCTCGGCCACGGACGCGATCCGGGGGTGGGCGGGGTTCCCGCTGCGCTCGGCACTCGAGCGCGCCACGGGGGTTGCGGTCGCGGTCGTGAACGACGTGCACGCGGCGGCGGTCGCGGAGGCCGCCCAGGGAGCGGGTCGCGGAGCGGGCGGGCTGCTGATGGTCGCGGTGGGCACGGGCATCGGCGGGGCCGTGGTCCTCCCGGACGGGCTCCGCGCCGGGGCGACCGGCACCGCGGGATCGGTCGGGCACACCGAGCTGGCGCTGCCGGCCGAGCTCGCCGGGAGGCGCTGCGGCTGCGGGGCGCCCGGGCACGTCGAGGCCGTGGCGTCGGGGCCCGGACTCGAACGGACGTACCGGGAGCGCACCGGGACACCGCTCCCGTTGCGCGAGGTGGATGCCCTGGCCCGTGCGGGCGACCGGACGGCGGCGGAGGTGATCGCGCAGGGGGCGCAGTTCCTCGGGCGCGCTCTCGCCGCGGCCAACGCGCTGCTCGACGTCGAGGCGGTGGCGGTGGGCGGGGGTGTCGCGGGCATCGGTGAGCGGTATCTGGACGAGGTGGCGCGGGCCTATCGGGCCGTGGCGATGCCGGGCCCGGCGCGGGCCCGCGTCCTTCCGGCCGAGTTCGGGGTGGACGCGACGGCGACCGGCGCGGCCCTGCTCGCGCCGGTCGAAACTCCCACCCCACGCCCAGCGTGA
- a CDS encoding SDR family oxidoreductase, with translation MSELTQPTGREEMLRAVPRADGSAPRALVLGATGYIGGRLTPRLLNAGYRVRVLARDAARAASFTWGDDCEIVEGSADDADAVARAMDDVDVVYYLIHSMSAGKGFEESDERAAHTVARAAAAAGVRRIVYLGGLHPDDVTLSPHLRSRVRVGEILLDSGVPTLVLQAGVVIGSGSASFEMIRHLTDVLPYMPAPKWVRNRIQPISVRDVLHYLLGAARLDPDVNRAVDIGGPDVLRYGQMMNGYAVEAGLRQRAIAALPVLTPELASHWVNLVTPVPRSIARPLVASLQNECIMKDHAIDELIPRPDGGLTPYRRAVALALGRVDADAIETSWQDAEVSGAPSDPLPSDPDWAGRTVFTDARSVRTHASVAELWRVILGIGGENGWYSSPLLWAVRGWMDRVVGGVGLRRGRRSRTAARVGDAIDFWRVEAVEQTDAGHLLRLRAEMKVPGEAWLELRAVPDGAGARYEQRAIFFPRGLTGRLYWLAVLPFHGLIFSGMAARITAAAETPAAAETPADAETQADAETPADADTPADAETPADAETQADAPHQAS, from the coding sequence ATGAGCGAGCTCACCCAGCCCACCGGGCGCGAAGAGATGCTGCGGGCCGTCCCCCGCGCCGACGGTTCCGCTCCCCGCGCCCTCGTCCTCGGCGCCACCGGCTACATCGGCGGCCGCCTCACCCCCCGCCTGCTCAACGCCGGCTACCGCGTGCGGGTGCTCGCCCGAGACGCCGCGCGCGCCGCGTCGTTCACCTGGGGGGACGACTGCGAGATCGTCGAGGGATCCGCCGACGACGCCGACGCCGTCGCCCGCGCGATGGACGACGTGGACGTCGTGTACTACCTGATCCACTCGATGTCCGCGGGCAAGGGCTTCGAGGAGAGCGACGAGCGGGCCGCGCACACGGTCGCCCGCGCCGCCGCCGCGGCGGGAGTGCGGCGCATCGTCTACCTCGGCGGACTGCACCCCGACGACGTGACGCTCTCCCCCCACCTGCGCTCCCGGGTGCGCGTCGGCGAGATCCTGCTCGACTCCGGCGTGCCGACCCTCGTGCTCCAGGCCGGGGTCGTGATCGGCTCCGGCTCCGCATCCTTCGAGATGATCCGCCACCTCACCGACGTGCTGCCCTACATGCCCGCGCCGAAGTGGGTGCGCAACCGCATCCAGCCGATCTCCGTGCGCGACGTGCTGCACTACCTGCTCGGTGCCGCCCGCCTCGACCCCGACGTGAACCGCGCGGTCGACATCGGCGGCCCCGACGTGCTGCGCTACGGACAGATGATGAACGGCTACGCGGTCGAGGCGGGGCTCCGTCAGCGTGCGATCGCCGCGCTGCCCGTGCTCACGCCCGAGCTGGCCTCGCACTGGGTGAACCTCGTGACGCCGGTGCCGCGATCGATCGCCCGACCGCTCGTGGCATCCCTGCAGAACGAGTGCATCATGAAGGACCACGCGATCGACGAGCTGATCCCGCGGCCGGACGGCGGCCTCACCCCGTACCGCCGCGCCGTCGCGCTCGCCCTCGGCCGCGTCGACGCCGACGCCATCGAGACCAGCTGGCAAGATGCGGAGGTGTCCGGCGCGCCCAGCGACCCGCTGCCGAGCGACCCCGACTGGGCCGGACGCACCGTGTTCACCGACGCCCGCTCGGTGCGCACGCACGCCTCCGTCGCGGAACTTTGGCGCGTGATCCTGGGCATCGGCGGCGAGAACGGCTGGTACTCCTCGCCGCTGCTGTGGGCCGTGCGTGGCTGGATGGACCGCGTGGTGGGCGGCGTTGGTCTGCGCCGCGGCCGCCGCAGCCGCACCGCCGCTCGGGTGGGCGACGCGATCGACTTCTGGCGCGTCGAGGCCGTGGAGCAGACCGACGCCGGGCACCTGCTGCGGCTGCGCGCCGAGATGAAGGTGCCGGGGGAGGCGTGGCTCGAGCTGCGGGCGGTGCCAGACGGCGCGGGTGCGCGGTATGAGCAGCGGGCGATCTTCTTCCCGCGCGGCCTCACCGGACGGCTGTACTGGCTGGCCGTGCTGCCGTTCCACGGCCTGATCTTCTCGGGCATGGCCGCCCGCATCACCGCCGCCGCAGAGACCCCGGCGGCCGCGGAGACCCCGGCCGACGCGGAGACACAGGCGGACGCGGAGACCCCGGCGGACGCGGACACCCCGGCGGACGCGGAGACCCCGGCGGACGCGGAGACACAGGCGGACGCGCCGCATCAGGCGTCCTGA